In Halichondria panicea chromosome 5, odHalPani1.1, whole genome shotgun sequence, the genomic stretch tcattataattatgaacaaaaattaatggtattATAACAGGACACTTTGTTTATTAGAACCTAGCCTTCACAATATTGCAGTTGAACAGCAAAAATATTTCCACTCTACTGTAAACTGCCTGACGGGTACAAAGTTGTCTTATCTACTACAAGGATTGCTGACCTTCATTGGTAGAGAGTGAGCTGAGAACAGGACAACGACATCATCACGATCCTCCTCCGGGAACCGTCTTATTTCCTCTCGTATAGTCTGAGCAAACGCctgcagcacacacacacatgtacagtacaagcaTCAATTTATTTGTGCAGCAGGTTCTTTAGCTAATAAATTGTTTCGCTGAGATAGCGTACAAAACGGATCATCTATTTTGACTGAGTTTGAGCACCAAATATTAgcatgtacttacttacttGCACAAGCCCTTGTTGAATGGGCCACCTGTCAATGACAGACCACTGTATGTTGCTATGACTACTCGTCTTGGTCAGGTGACGATAGATGGCGTTGAGACTGCTCCCGGTGGTAGAGCACGAGTATTGAGGGTACTGTGTGAACGCTACAGCTCGTTGAATACCATccctgtacgtgtgtgtgggtgtgtgggtgtgtgtgtgtgtgtgtgtgtgtgtgtggtgtgtatgggtgtgtggagtgtgtgtatgggtgtgtggagtgtgtgtgtgtgtgtgtgtgtgtgtgtgtgtgtgtgtgtgtgtgtgtgtggagtgtgtgtggagtgtgtgtgggtgtgtgtgggtgtgcatggAGAGCATCTATTAAATCTAACGTACACATATAGTAAAGGgctttcaaagagctactgAATATACATTTTActtttgaaattggacgttcctaacacaagttatggacaaGCAAAGTTAGCTCCGAGAACAGGCCTGGTTTTAGAAACAACACCCACTAATAGCTCACGCTTTTTGTCAGAAAACAGACAATTTGGGCCAGAAATAAATCACTGATCTAAATACACCACAGTGTAGCACTGTCAAGGAGCTACTAAACGGATTTTTAATTTTTGAAATCGGACGTTCcaaacacaagttatggacaaTCTCAAAGGTTCAACCAAAAAACATCATTTTTAGCAACAAATTTATTACTTAAACTCCCATATTATCATATGACCTACCTCTCCATTTGGTCCAGCGAGTCCTCAGTGAGGGGGTTGGCGTATCGGAACCCAACGTAGAACTTGTGGGGGGCAGTGGACGGACTCATCTTGTCCAGCAGCTCTACCATCTTTGCTCCTTGTAACTCTGTCCATTTCTTTATTGGGGAGCCTCCTCCGATTTTAGCGTACTGGTCTTGAATCTTGGGTGTTCGTCGCTTGGCTATGAACGGTGCCAgctggctgtgagggtgtgtgtgtgtgtgtgtgtgtgtgtgtgtgtgtgtgggggaggggggggggggtaaagaTTATGTGAGGTACAGAAGTTTCTACAACCTTGTTATGGTCTATACagataagccacacccacctttgAGCAGGAAGTGGAATGAGATCTTTATCCAAGAAAAGCCGGAGCAGAAAATCGTGAACATCATCCAAAGTTTCCGGTCCACCGAGATTGAGCATCATTATACCTGTTTTTGGGGAAGTGCTAGTATTCGAATATGACCTCTTGTTCCCGAGTATAGCCCCCGGGCTAGTAATAGAGGGTGGCGAAGctgtgagaccacacccactcatcacTCGGAGGAGACGAGATACTTGACTACTGTATGCTCTCAACATGTTTCCACTTCCTGTGAAATGTACAAATTATGGTCAATGATGTATAAATAGTTTTGGCAACGTCTATTTTACAGATGGTAAACAGTATAACCACGGCCACGTGTATTTGACCAAAAATAGGGCTATTCCAGGGCTTTGTGAAATAGTTGATTTTGAGCTCAAAGATCAGACTATGATTAGACTCTCTAGACTAGAAATCATTGCATAATAGTTTCAAAGTTTGATACTACACCATTGGCTGGCCTAGCAGATATTACGTATCGTTGCATAAAAAGTTGTGATACAAAATCAATGTTGACGAGGGAAAACAAGAggatgtatacagtacagtactagtAGACGTAGGAACCATGTTATATTTATAAGATCATCTAGATCCAATCATTGCATAATtttatacaaaaattaattatacaaattacCAGTCAGTGTGTTGATTTGCTGCTGAAGTGGTCTTGTAGCAGTAGAGATCAGCAATCAAGAGTTGCAGCTAGCTGTATcccaatagctagctagagatgtGTTGCCATGTGGGTAGAGATGTGGAAATGGTGGCTTACAGGATGTGAAAGTTTTCTGCAGGATGTTTAGTCAGGTCTAGAAGGGGGGCGTAGCTGGGCTCggttttaatgaatgaatattgtaaGAAACACACCTAAAAAAAGCCAAAGCTACTAAGTGTACAAGCCTTGAAAGTACTAGAGCAAAGAGAGCCGGGTATCACCATGACAGCCGAGACATTTGATGCCCTCATGAAGATTGTCATTATTGGAGATTCAGCTGTGGGGAAAACATGTCTCATACTGCGATACACACAAGATGTGTTCAGACCAAACTTTCTGAGCACAATAGGTACATATCCACACACCTGTGTTAGTAGCTAGTAGTctattttaataattatgtcgaaGTTTGTTTAGAATAAAGCTTTAGGGAGCTGTTTCATGCATGAGAGAGTTAGCTTGTACTTTTGTTGTATAAGTTGTATATTAGTTGTGTTTGCCTTTTATCCCACGAAGCTGTaattgaccataattataaacgtgACATTAATTTGTGTTCGTTCAGGCGTAGACTTTAAAACTAAAACCGTTGAACACGACA encodes the following:
- the LOC135336543 gene encoding ferrochelatase, mitochondrial-like; protein product: MLRAYSSQVSRLLRVMSGCGLTASPPSITSPGAILGNKRSYSNTSTSPKTGIMMLNLGGPETLDDVHDFLLRLFLDKDLIPLPAQSQLAPFIAKRRTPKIQDQYAKIGGGSPIKKWTELQGAKMVELLDKMSPSTAPHKFYVGFRYANPLTEDSLDQMERDGIQRAVAFTQYPQYSCSTTGSSLNAIYRHLTKTSSHSNIQWSVIDRWPIQQGLVQAFAQTIREEIRRFPEEDRDDVVVLFSAHSLPMKVVERGDPYPQEVGATVHRVMEELGYSHPWRLVWQSKVGPLPWLSPQTDDVIKGLAKQGRNNLLLVPIAFTSDHIETLYEMDLEYAKELGSEVGVKNIRRSAALNDNPTFLKTLADVVYDHLQSNQPCSRQLPLRCPLCVNPVCGKMRDFFTSQKL